The Corynebacterium glaucum genome includes a region encoding these proteins:
- the dusB gene encoding tRNA dihydrouridine synthase DusB, whose protein sequence is MTAPTTTALSIGGIDLDSPVMLAPMAGVTNMPFRVLCREIEEQLTGTASGLYVCEMITARAMVARNQKTLHMTTFADVETPRSMQLYTVDPKFTYEAVRMIVEEDIADHVDMNFGCPVPKVTRKGGGSAIPYKRRLYGNIVRAAVEAADGRVPVTVKFRIGIDDDHHTHLDAGRIAAEEGAAAVALHARTADQRYSGVAQWDEIGRLVEHMDGTGVPVIGNGDIFAAEDAARMMAQTGCHGVEVGRGCLGRPWLFAQLGAQLRGEDIPPEPTLGEVARIIYRHAELLALHDGESHACRDIRKHTGWYLRGFPVGGKFRKDLAQVESLAQLESLLETIWASPELSEAVAEHADDARGRQGSPSKVALPDGWLDDPEDETVPEGAEVENNGG, encoded by the coding sequence ATGACGGCACCTACCACCACTGCGCTTTCGATCGGGGGGATCGACCTTGACTCCCCCGTCATGCTCGCGCCGATGGCAGGCGTGACCAATATGCCGTTTCGCGTGCTGTGCCGCGAGATCGAGGAGCAGCTCACGGGCACCGCGAGCGGGCTGTATGTGTGCGAGATGATCACGGCACGCGCGATGGTGGCTCGCAACCAGAAGACGCTGCACATGACGACATTCGCGGACGTGGAGACGCCGCGGTCGATGCAGCTCTACACCGTGGATCCGAAGTTCACGTACGAAGCGGTGCGGATGATCGTGGAGGAAGACATCGCCGACCACGTCGACATGAACTTCGGCTGCCCGGTGCCGAAGGTGACGCGCAAGGGTGGCGGATCGGCGATCCCGTATAAGCGCAGGCTGTACGGCAACATCGTGCGCGCCGCGGTTGAAGCGGCTGACGGTCGCGTGCCAGTGACCGTGAAGTTCCGCATCGGCATTGACGACGACCACCACACGCACCTCGACGCTGGCCGCATCGCCGCAGAGGAGGGCGCGGCCGCGGTGGCGCTGCATGCGCGCACGGCGGACCAGCGCTACTCGGGCGTGGCGCAGTGGGACGAGATCGGCCGGCTGGTCGAGCACATGGACGGCACGGGCGTGCCAGTGATCGGCAACGGCGACATCTTCGCCGCCGAGGACGCCGCGCGGATGATGGCGCAAACCGGCTGCCACGGTGTCGAGGTCGGCCGCGGGTGCCTCGGCCGGCCGTGGCTCTTCGCCCAACTCGGCGCGCAGCTCCGCGGTGAAGACATCCCACCCGAGCCCACCTTGGGGGAGGTCGCCCGCATCATCTACCGCCACGCGGAGCTCTTAGCGCTTCACGACGGCGAGTCCCACGCGTGTCGGGATATTCGCAAGCACACCGGTTGGTACCTGAGAGGGTTCCCGGTCGGGGGCAAGTTCCGAAAGGACCTGGCGCAGGTCGAGTCCCTGGCGCAGCTCGAATCGCTGTTGGAAACCATCTGGGCGTCGCCGGAACTGTCTGAGGCTGTGGCAGAGCACGCTGACGATGCGCGCGGCCGACAGGGTTCACCATCAAAGGTTGCGCTTCCCGACGGCTGGTTGGACGACCCCGAGGATGAGACGGTCCCCGAAGGCGCCGAGGTCGAGAACAATGGCGGATAA
- a CDS encoding phosphate signaling complex PhoU family protein, with product MADNAPGSARPQIKLRTAFRQRLQAYTDDILTMSELARNHMVHAAHALINQDLEAAEEALSGIDQLCEIHARCEDRAMALLARQSPVATDLRQVVSYLHIEGDLTRMGNLARLVATIARQHHPAPALPAEVGPALVDIAEATNAMAEVAVQLIESPDVEAALLLRDADARVDTMTRELTANASSADWEHSNREAVDCALVARYFERYADHCVRIGERVIFMVTGAHADEYATYRDLDDEEQAERIAELQRRFTPRA from the coding sequence ATGGCGGATAACGCTCCGGGTAGCGCGCGCCCCCAGATCAAGCTGCGCACCGCGTTCCGGCAGCGTCTTCAGGCGTATACCGACGACATTCTCACTATGAGCGAACTCGCGCGAAACCACATGGTGCACGCCGCACACGCGCTGATCAACCAAGACTTGGAGGCGGCCGAAGAAGCTCTTTCAGGCATTGACCAGCTCTGCGAAATCCACGCGCGCTGCGAGGACCGCGCGATGGCGTTGCTGGCTCGCCAGAGCCCCGTAGCCACTGACCTGCGACAAGTGGTGTCCTACCTGCACATCGAAGGCGACCTCACGCGGATGGGCAATCTCGCCAGACTCGTGGCGACGATCGCGCGTCAGCACCACCCCGCCCCGGCCCTGCCCGCTGAGGTCGGCCCAGCGCTCGTGGACATCGCCGAGGCGACGAACGCGATGGCAGAGGTTGCGGTCCAGCTCATCGAATCTCCCGATGTCGAAGCGGCGTTGCTACTGCGCGACGCGGATGCTCGCGTGGACACCATGACCCGTGAACTGACTGCGAATGCCTCGAGCGCGGACTGGGAGCATTCCAACCGCGAGGCCGTGGACTGCGCGTTGGTGGCGCGCTACTTTGAGCGATACGCCGACCACTGTGTGCGCATCGGCGAGCGCGTGATCTTCATGGTCACCGGCGCGCATGCGGACGAGTACGCCACCTACCGCGATTTGGACGATGAAGAGCAGGCCGAGCGTATCGCGGAATTGCAGCGCCGCTTCACCCCGCGCGCCTAG
- the pstB gene encoding phosphate ABC transporter ATP-binding protein PstB, whose protein sequence is MSTKLLLNDVNIYYGDFHAVQNVDMDIPAQAVTAFIGPSGCGKSTVLRTLNRMHEVIPNASVKGEILLDGHNIYDSKVDPVAVRNTVGMVFQKANPFPTMSIAENVVAGLTLQGEKDKKKLAEITEQSLRGANLWDEVKDRLDKPGGGLSGGQQQRLCIARAIAVRPEVLLMDEPCSALDPISTLAVEDLIHELKEDYTIVIVTHNMQQAARVSDKTAFFSLEATGKPGHLVEFDDTTTIFENPNQKETEDYIAGRFG, encoded by the coding sequence ATGTCTACCAAGCTTCTACTCAACGACGTCAACATCTACTACGGCGACTTCCACGCCGTCCAGAACGTCGACATGGATATCCCGGCGCAGGCCGTCACCGCATTCATCGGCCCGTCCGGTTGCGGTAAGTCCACCGTGCTCCGCACCCTCAACCGCATGCACGAGGTCATCCCGAACGCCTCCGTGAAGGGCGAGATCCTCCTCGACGGCCACAACATCTACGACTCCAAGGTGGACCCAGTTGCGGTCCGCAACACCGTCGGCATGGTGTTCCAGAAGGCAAACCCGTTCCCCACCATGTCCATCGCGGAGAACGTTGTCGCCGGCCTGACCCTGCAGGGCGAGAAGGACAAGAAGAAGCTCGCCGAGATCACCGAGCAGTCTCTGCGCGGCGCAAACCTTTGGGACGAGGTCAAAGACCGTCTGGACAAGCCGGGCGGCGGCCTCTCCGGTGGTCAGCAGCAGCGTCTGTGCATCGCACGTGCGATTGCGGTTCGTCCGGAGGTGCTGCTCATGGATGAGCCGTGTTCCGCACTCGACCCGATTTCCACCTTGGCCGTGGAGGACCTCATCCACGAGCTGAAGGAGGACTACACTATCGTCATCGTGACCCACAACATGCAGCAGGCTGCTCGTGTGTCCGACAAGACCGCCTTCTTCTCCCTCGAGGCCACCGGTAAGCCGGGCCACCTGGTGGAGTTCGACGACACCACCACCATCTTCGAGAACCCGAACCAGAAGGAGACCGAGGACTACATCGCCGGTCGCTTCGGTTAA
- the pstA gene encoding phosphate ABC transporter permease PstA: MSTAVPTPDNGGQSVSETTTTTTTTTTSAKTPVRASDGSPFTDISQGRKTVNNIMSGLLWLCMILALIPLLWVLITVISRGYEQVFSGHWWTSDMVGIRATKEGGGAAHAIVGTLLQTLVASLFAIPIGIFTAIYLVEYSNGNRLGKLTTFMVDILSGVPSIVSALFIYALWITMLGQQRSGFAVSLSLILLMIPVVVRNTEEMLRVVPMDLREATYALGVPKWKTIARIVLPTALSGIVTGIMLAIARVMGESAPVLILVGSNPAMNWNHMFNQPQSSLPLFMLDMWKAGATGPSNERLWGAALTLVILVVTLNLLARFIASKFSVKK, from the coding sequence ATGTCTACTGCTGTCCCGACTCCTGACAACGGTGGCCAGTCCGTCTCCGAGACGACGACCACAACGACCACAACGACCACTTCGGCGAAGACCCCGGTTCGCGCCAGCGACGGTTCCCCGTTCACCGACATCTCCCAGGGCCGCAAGACCGTGAACAACATCATGAGCGGTCTGCTGTGGCTGTGCATGATCCTGGCGTTGATTCCGCTGCTCTGGGTCCTCATTACCGTTATCTCCCGTGGCTACGAGCAGGTCTTCTCCGGCCACTGGTGGACCAGCGACATGGTTGGCATCCGTGCGACCAAGGAGGGCGGCGGTGCTGCTCACGCGATCGTCGGTACGCTCCTGCAGACCCTGGTTGCCTCCCTGTTCGCCATCCCGATCGGTATCTTCACCGCGATCTACCTGGTCGAGTACTCCAACGGCAACCGCCTTGGCAAGCTGACCACCTTCATGGTGGACATCCTCTCCGGCGTTCCGTCCATCGTTTCCGCCCTGTTCATCTACGCTCTGTGGATCACCATGCTGGGCCAGCAGCGCTCCGGCTTCGCAGTGTCACTGTCGCTGATTCTGCTCATGATCCCGGTCGTGGTCCGTAACACCGAGGAGATGCTCCGCGTGGTGCCGATGGACTTGCGCGAGGCCACTTACGCGCTTGGTGTCCCGAAGTGGAAGACCATCGCACGCATCGTCCTGCCGACCGCGCTCTCCGGTATCGTCACCGGCATCATGCTGGCTATCGCCCGCGTCATGGGCGAGTCCGCTCCGGTGCTGATCCTCGTGGGCTCCAACCCGGCGATGAACTGGAACCACATGTTCAACCAGCCGCAGTCTTCGCTGCCGCTGTTCATGCTCGATATGTGGAAGGCCGGCGCAACCGGACCTTCGAACGAGCGCCTGTGGGGTGCAGCTCTCACCCTGGTGATCCTGGTGGTCACCCTCAACCTGCTCGCCCGCTTCATCGCCTCCAAGTTCTCGGTCAAGAAGTAA
- the pstC gene encoding phosphate ABC transporter permease subunit PstC, which produces MADNELPASEHDNRGAGPATRDHAVEQESTGAPVQKGQDPATEGTPQTGGGAGVKRPGDRVFEFLSTFSAALITVLVAAVGLFLLIQAFDPLRRNQENFFTYGGQWSTANLDDMRFGIPNLFFSTLTISLIALVIAMPIALGIALFLSNYCPKQLVRPLATLVDMLAAVPSIVFGLWGAQVLGPLLGKFYTWVNSWGGDFFLFATYQNSPPFATGRNVLTGGIVLAIMILPIIAATAREVFVQTPPGQIESALALGATRWEVVRMTVVPFGWSGFIAGSMLGLGRALGETMALYMVVAPANEYRGSFFDGGTTFATAIANASAEFNNPTSAGAYIAAGLVLFVLTFIVNSIARAIVNK; this is translated from the coding sequence ATGGCTGACAACGAATTGCCAGCATCTGAGCACGATAACCGCGGCGCTGGCCCGGCTACTCGTGATCACGCCGTTGAGCAAGAATCCACTGGCGCACCCGTGCAAAAGGGCCAAGACCCGGCCACCGAGGGCACCCCGCAGACAGGCGGCGGCGCCGGCGTGAAGCGCCCGGGCGACCGCGTCTTCGAATTCCTCTCTACCTTTTCCGCCGCGCTGATCACCGTTCTGGTTGCAGCCGTCGGTCTGTTCCTGTTGATCCAGGCATTTGACCCGCTGCGCCGTAACCAGGAGAACTTCTTCACCTACGGCGGCCAGTGGTCCACCGCGAACCTGGATGACATGCGTTTCGGTATTCCGAACCTGTTCTTCTCCACGCTGACGATCTCCCTGATCGCACTGGTCATCGCCATGCCGATTGCACTCGGTATCGCGCTGTTCCTATCCAACTACTGCCCGAAGCAGCTGGTGCGCCCGCTGGCCACCTTGGTGGACATGCTCGCCGCGGTGCCGTCGATCGTCTTCGGTCTATGGGGTGCGCAGGTGCTCGGCCCGCTGCTGGGCAAGTTCTACACCTGGGTCAACTCTTGGGGCGGCGACTTCTTCCTGTTCGCCACCTACCAAAACTCTCCGCCGTTCGCGACCGGCCGTAACGTGCTCACCGGTGGCATCGTGCTGGCGATCATGATCCTGCCGATCATCGCCGCAACCGCCCGCGAGGTCTTCGTGCAGACCCCTCCCGGCCAGATCGAGTCCGCTCTGGCGCTCGGCGCCACCCGCTGGGAAGTCGTGCGCATGACCGTGGTTCCGTTCGGCTGGTCCGGTTTCATCGCTGGTTCCATGCTCGGCCTCGGCCGCGCGCTCGGCGAGACCATGGCGCTCTACATGGTGGTCGCTCCGGCCAACGAGTACCGCGGCTCGTTCTTCGACGGCGGCACCACCTTCGCGACCGCTATCGCGAACGCGTCCGCAGAGTTCAACAACCCGACCTCAGCCGGTGCCTACATCGCCGCCGGTCTCGTGTTGTTCGTCCTGACCTTCATCGTCAACTCGATCGCCCGCGCGATCGTGAACAAGTAG
- the pstS gene encoding phosphate ABC transporter substrate-binding protein PstS, whose amino-acid sequence MIRNFKRTAALAGIAALSSATLVACGDDSNSTDSTKDTAATTAADSTSSDSTDAAGAEKGDYELSGETGTLVAEGASSQQNAMEYFGAEYAAEVPGANLAYNPSGSGAGIKNFIANQATFAGSDSALKDDEAEQAKERCGGNEAWHLPMVIGPIAIAYNLDGVDEVNLSVDNLVDIFQGNITNWNDEAIAANNEGTELPDQEIRVFFRSDESGTSDNFQKFLAAASDGKWTGEGKAFPNAVGTGANGSSGVAQEVNATPGAITYVEAGFAEQKANVDFGAGPVELTAENVGTALDKMEFKTEGHNMVVDSKALFAQHEDGAYPLVMTTYEIVCSAGYDDSTANLVKDFLNIALDRQDSELEGEGFIPVSGSHLERLRDAVNAING is encoded by the coding sequence GTGATCCGCAACTTCAAGCGCACCGCCGCACTCGCAGGCATCGCCGCACTCTCCTCCGCCACCCTTGTTGCATGTGGTGATGACTCCAACAGCACCGACTCCACCAAGGACACCGCAGCTACCACCGCTGCAGACAGCACCTCCTCCGACAGCACCGATGCCGCTGGCGCTGAGAAGGGTGACTACGAGCTCTCCGGCGAGACCGGCACCCTGGTTGCTGAGGGCGCTTCCTCCCAGCAGAACGCTATGGAGTACTTCGGCGCTGAGTACGCTGCCGAGGTTCCGGGCGCAAACCTGGCCTACAACCCGTCCGGTTCCGGCGCGGGCATCAAGAACTTCATCGCGAACCAGGCCACCTTCGCAGGCTCCGACTCCGCTCTGAAGGACGACGAGGCTGAGCAGGCTAAGGAGCGTTGCGGCGGCAACGAGGCTTGGCACCTTCCGATGGTGATCGGCCCGATCGCTATCGCATACAACCTGGACGGCGTTGACGAGGTCAACCTCTCCGTTGACAACCTGGTCGACATCTTCCAGGGCAACATCACCAACTGGAACGACGAGGCAATCGCTGCGAACAACGAGGGCACCGAACTGCCGGATCAGGAGATCCGCGTGTTCTTCCGTTCCGACGAGTCCGGCACCTCCGACAACTTCCAGAAGTTCCTGGCTGCTGCTTCCGATGGCAAGTGGACCGGCGAGGGCAAGGCATTCCCGAACGCAGTTGGCACCGGCGCAAACGGTTCCTCCGGCGTGGCTCAGGAGGTCAACGCGACCCCGGGTGCAATCACCTACGTTGAGGCTGGCTTCGCTGAGCAGAAGGCAAACGTCGACTTCGGCGCTGGCCCGGTCGAACTCACCGCTGAGAACGTTGGCACCGCTCTGGACAAGATGGAGTTCAAGACCGAGGGCCACAACATGGTCGTCGACTCCAAGGCTCTGTTCGCCCAGCACGAGGACGGTGCATACCCGCTCGTCATGACCACCTACGAGATCGTCTGCTCCGCTGGCTACGACGACTCCACCGCAAACCTGGTCAAGGACTTCCTGAACATCGCTCTGGATCGCCAGGACTCCGAGCTTGAGGGCGAGGGCTTCATCCCGGTTTCCGGCTCCCACCTCGAGCGCCTGCGTGACGCTGTGAACGCAATCAACGGCTAA
- the mshD gene encoding mycothiol synthase, with protein sequence MTVTIAQLIAAAESHDGIAPLSEQFLRGLEDTSLNHTHHEVRRGEDVAGLAACAPDGAVELVVHPAHRRQGVGTELLSLIDASSQPQFWAHGNLPAAQAFAAAKGMVVTRELLVMSIDADELEAEIALPEGFELLDYADACARWGQGSVDKQWLEVNNDAFSWHPEQGGWDLERLRRGMDTEWFDPRGVWLLYDGEELAGFHWTKEHPGKVGEVYVVGLASAYRGEGMGGPLMQAGLNHLVERGSSQVILYVEADNRPAVKRYKEIGFTVAESHVVYQYRAI encoded by the coding sequence ATGACCGTTACTATCGCTCAGCTGATCGCCGCTGCGGAGTCGCACGACGGCATCGCGCCGCTCTCCGAGCAGTTCCTCCGCGGCCTGGAAGACACCTCCCTCAACCACACCCACCATGAGGTTCGGCGTGGCGAGGATGTTGCCGGCCTTGCGGCCTGCGCGCCGGATGGTGCGGTTGAGCTGGTCGTTCACCCAGCACATCGCAGGCAAGGGGTCGGCACAGAGCTTCTTTCGCTTATCGACGCCTCGTCCCAACCGCAATTCTGGGCCCACGGCAACCTTCCCGCCGCCCAAGCGTTCGCCGCGGCCAAAGGCATGGTGGTGACGCGCGAACTGCTGGTGATGTCCATCGACGCGGACGAGCTTGAGGCGGAGATCGCGCTTCCAGAGGGCTTCGAGTTGCTGGACTATGCCGATGCGTGTGCGCGGTGGGGACAGGGGAGCGTCGATAAGCAATGGCTCGAGGTGAACAACGATGCCTTCTCCTGGCACCCGGAGCAGGGTGGGTGGGACCTGGAGCGGCTGCGGCGGGGAATGGATACTGAGTGGTTTGACCCGCGCGGCGTGTGGCTGCTGTACGACGGCGAGGAATTGGCTGGGTTTCACTGGACCAAAGAGCATCCGGGCAAGGTCGGCGAGGTGTACGTGGTCGGCCTGGCTTCCGCCTACCGGGGGGAGGGAATGGGGGGACCGCTCATGCAGGCAGGGCTGAATCACCTGGTGGAGCGGGGGTCTTCGCAGGTCATCCTGTATGTGGAAGCGGATAATCGGCCGGCGGTGAAGCGGTACAAAGAGATCGGGTTCACAGTCGCAGAATCCCACGTCGTCTATCAATATCGCGCGATCTAG
- a CDS encoding FABP family protein has translation MSENETVNEDPNKQPLDGSAAVNLAAEQAKNTAHRNIPPHGFENFPLEDDTANLRQGPSLHDGLLALLPLVGVWQGSGQANDHGEEYAFGQQLVISHDGENYLRFESRLWRLDENGESTGADQREVGFWRISESDEIEVTLTNSRGLVEVLYGSMRNERAWQLESASTIATETGPADHGPGKRLYGLMPNNNLGWVDERLVDGELVPYMSAELQRIAG, from the coding sequence ATGAGTGAAAACGAGACCGTAAACGAAGACCCGAACAAGCAGCCCCTCGACGGTTCGGCGGCCGTGAACCTGGCGGCGGAGCAAGCCAAGAACACCGCGCACCGCAACATTCCACCGCATGGATTTGAAAACTTCCCGCTCGAGGACGACACCGCGAACCTGCGGCAGGGGCCTTCGCTTCACGACGGCCTCTTGGCGCTGCTCCCCCTGGTGGGCGTGTGGCAAGGCAGCGGTCAGGCCAACGACCACGGCGAGGAATACGCCTTTGGCCAGCAGCTGGTGATTTCGCACGATGGCGAGAACTACCTGCGCTTCGAATCGCGGCTGTGGCGCTTGGATGAGAACGGCGAATCGACCGGCGCCGATCAGCGCGAAGTGGGGTTCTGGCGGATCTCCGAATCCGATGAGATCGAGGTGACGTTGACCAACTCGCGCGGCCTTGTAGAGGTGCTGTATGGCTCGATGCGCAACGAGCGGGCGTGGCAGCTGGAGAGCGCGTCGACTATCGCCACGGAGACCGGCCCGGCCGATCACGGTCCCGGCAAGCGCCTGTACGGTCTGATGCCGAACAACAACCTCGGCTGGGTAGACGAGCGCCTGGTAGACGGCGAGCTCGTGCCGTACATGTCGGCAGAGCTGCAGCGCATCGCTGGTTAG
- a CDS encoding aminodeoxychorismate lyase: MGHAGQGLDHQSLLPPEPVIYLVEPFGGSIRRQSPHTPHVFWDDAGLTRGDGIFETVLVRGGEAKNLQKHLARFARSAAALELPEPVGEQWARVTAEAVADYCRERAQDPAKIEAKCVWTMTRGRETTGVPTAWLTVRPIPADVLAQREQGVKVVTTPRGYTVEPDVEWLGAEAKTLNYAATMAALRWARGKGADDVIYIERGTERVLEGSTSSVIMVKKGQRLRTPAPGPGILAGTTQAAVFDYATKQGWKCKEKDIALGELYGTESVWLVSSTRICARVTELNGKTLPAPDNEAEIRELITKALN, encoded by the coding sequence ATGGGACACGCAGGTCAGGGCCTTGACCATCAATCACTCCTTCCGCCGGAACCCGTGATCTACCTGGTGGAGCCGTTTGGGGGATCCATCCGCAGACAAAGCCCGCACACCCCGCACGTGTTCTGGGATGATGCGGGGCTCACGCGTGGCGACGGCATCTTTGAAACCGTGTTGGTACGAGGCGGCGAGGCCAAGAATCTGCAAAAGCACCTCGCCCGCTTCGCTCGTTCTGCAGCGGCGCTGGAGTTGCCGGAACCGGTCGGGGAGCAGTGGGCGCGCGTCACCGCTGAGGCCGTCGCCGACTACTGCCGCGAGCGGGCGCAGGACCCGGCAAAGATCGAGGCGAAGTGTGTCTGGACGATGACGCGCGGCCGTGAGACCACCGGTGTGCCAACCGCGTGGCTCACGGTGCGCCCCATCCCGGCAGACGTTCTAGCGCAGCGCGAGCAGGGCGTGAAAGTGGTGACTACGCCGCGCGGCTACACGGTTGAACCAGACGTGGAGTGGCTGGGTGCGGAAGCGAAGACGCTCAACTACGCCGCGACGATGGCCGCCTTGCGCTGGGCACGCGGAAAAGGCGCGGACGACGTTATTTACATAGAGCGCGGCACCGAGCGCGTCCTCGAGGGTTCGACGAGTTCCGTCATCATGGTGAAAAAAGGCCAGCGCCTGCGCACCCCGGCGCCCGGGCCGGGCATCCTGGCGGGAACCACCCAGGCGGCAGTTTTCGACTACGCCACCAAGCAGGGGTGGAAATGCAAAGAAAAGGATATCGCGCTCGGCGAGCTCTATGGCACGGAATCAGTGTGGCTGGTCAGCTCCACGCGCATTTGCGCCCGCGTCACCGAGCTCAATGGCAAGACCTTGCCAGCGCCGGACAATGAGGCGGAGATCCGCGAGCTCATCACCAAAGCGCTGAACTGA
- a CDS encoding CAF17-like 4Fe-4S cluster assembly/insertion protein YgfZ: MAQSYSSPLLALPGAVPDEATGVALHYGNPLAEQRRMREHPALIDRSHRAVVRVGGPDAATFLNNLLSQKLDDVPAGFGGSALDLDMQGHVLHHVDVIFNGDAFYFDMPRAQHESFVDYLTRMKFWSDVTIEDTDLAVVTVLGGGSIPGADMTRAVPFGAWLRIDGLVPRESLHHAATEFSREIGNVVGLMAFEAARVRAMEPELGVDLDSKSIPHEVPRFIARGEAPLYPAAVHLNKGCYRGQETVARVENLGRSPRLLVMLQLDGSSPSEPQVGAAITAGPGGRTVGRLGTVVHDADEGPIALALVKRSALEGPLEIDGTAAVVDAASLPTDEGEHAGRRAVEGLRRGTGPGV; encoded by the coding sequence ATGGCACAGTCCTATTCCTCGCCACTGCTCGCTCTTCCCGGCGCGGTGCCGGATGAGGCCACCGGGGTCGCACTGCACTACGGCAACCCGCTCGCTGAGCAGCGCCGCATGCGGGAGCACCCCGCGCTGATCGACCGCTCCCACCGTGCCGTCGTGCGCGTCGGCGGTCCGGACGCGGCGACGTTTTTGAACAATTTGCTTTCGCAGAAACTTGATGACGTTCCAGCCGGCTTCGGCGGATCCGCCCTGGACCTGGACATGCAGGGCCACGTGCTCCACCACGTCGACGTGATCTTCAACGGCGATGCATTCTACTTCGACATGCCACGCGCCCAGCACGAAAGCTTCGTCGACTACCTGACCCGCATGAAGTTCTGGTCCGACGTGACCATCGAAGACACTGATCTAGCAGTGGTCACCGTGCTCGGCGGCGGCTCCATCCCCGGCGCAGACATGACGCGCGCCGTGCCCTTTGGCGCATGGTTGCGTATCGACGGCCTCGTGCCCCGCGAATCCCTCCACCACGCCGCCACCGAATTTTCGCGCGAGATCGGCAACGTGGTCGGGCTCATGGCGTTTGAAGCCGCGCGTGTGCGCGCGATGGAGCCGGAGCTCGGCGTCGACCTCGACTCCAAGTCGATTCCGCACGAGGTGCCGCGCTTCATAGCGCGCGGTGAAGCACCGCTCTACCCGGCCGCCGTTCACCTGAACAAGGGTTGCTACCGCGGGCAGGAGACGGTGGCGCGAGTAGAGAACCTCGGCCGCTCTCCCAGGTTGCTGGTGATGTTGCAGCTCGATGGGTCGTCGCCAAGCGAACCCCAAGTGGGAGCCGCAATCACCGCTGGGCCTGGGGGGCGGACGGTGGGCCGTTTAGGCACCGTCGTGCACGATGCCGACGAGGGTCCGATCGCGCTGGCGTTGGTGAAACGCTCCGCGCTAGAGGGGCCACTGGAGATCGACGGTACCGCCGCAGTGGTTGATGCCGCTTCCCTGCCTACCGACGAAGGCGAGCACGCCGGCCGGCGCGCAGTGGAAGGCCTGCGCCGCGGTACCGGCCCCGGGGTCTAG
- a CDS encoding DUF3073 domain-containing protein: MGRGRAKAKQTKVARQLKYNSPEMDLDSLQRELAGQNPESSWDDDEADTEYGDYSDWNDEYGQDKRAAR, from the coding sequence ATGGGTCGCGGACGCGCAAAAGCGAAGCAGACCAAGGTCGCTCGCCAGCTCAAGTACAACTCTCCTGAAATGGATCTGGATTCCTTGCAGCGGGAGCTTGCGGGCCAAAACCCGGAGTCCAGCTGGGACGATGACGAGGCGGACACCGAATACGGTGACTACTCCGATTGGAACGACGAGTACGGCCAAGACAAGCGCGCAGCCCGCTAG